A window of Belonocnema kinseyi isolate 2016_QV_RU_SX_M_011 chromosome 9, B_treatae_v1, whole genome shotgun sequence contains these coding sequences:
- the LOC117180294 gene encoding transcriptional regulator DEF1-like, producing the protein MSLIVDQPQGKNKKYEIPETREELHTDQKEITKCRNPSPQNEKIPATQEEFKKYQKEITTLKNPSSQNDETSERSQELQKDEKEITESKNSSHKNYEIPEISQELQIQHTETTVSKNPSPQSNKISETSQELHTDQKEITQSENTFPQTYEIPETSQELQTDQKEITESKNPYPQNEELPETNQELQTHYTQITQSKNMAHQNCEIPERTQELQSEHTETKESKNPSAQSKKISETSQELQTNQKESTEFKNPSPRNKVLPETTQEFQTHHTEITESKNPSPENDEIPETSQELQTDQIEVAESKNPSPQKKDLPETTKELQNDHTEITETKNPSLQNYEIAETSQELQTDQKEILQPKNPSPQNKELLERTQELQNDHTEMKESKNPSLQNYEIPETSQELQTDQKEITESKNQCPKNDPSENFDMKDLNFCGMKNSVNPNVFIQNFERFAATEKWDENEKQNCFIQSLVKYAAIWMEERGYGTYDEMKEAFLTFYWSQDVQKSFRNHLELGKYRTKYKLAMANYFSKYAYGAIFLENAPSEMEIISKLSKHFDPNIENEFLKQKVQTIEEAVDMLRRIESLKWNRPISKKQHFFMMPSNSPEDKNKKSYQFWAFLYFFVGAFVGLGFFAKLFMKN; encoded by the coding sequence ATGTCTTTAATCGTTGATCAACCtcagggaaaaaataaaaagtacgaaATCCCAGAAACGCGAGAAGAATTACATACAGATCAAAAAGAAATCACCAAATGTAGAAACCCATCTccccaaaatgaaaaaattccagcAACgcaagaagaatttaaaaaatatcaaaaagaaatAACCACATTAAAAAATCCATCTTCCCAAAATGACGAAACCTCAGAAAGGTCACAAGAAttacaaaaagatgaaaaagaaataacAGAATCCAAAAATTCATCTCACAAAAATTACGAAATCCCGGAAATAAGTCAAGAATTACAAATTCAGCATACTGAAACAACAGTATCCAAAAATCCATCTCCCCAGAGTAACAAAATCTCAGAAACATCACAAGAATTACATACGGATCAAAAAGAAATAACACAATCCGAAAATACATTTCCCCAAACTTATGAAATCCCAGAAACTTCACAAGAATTACAAACAGATCAAAAAGAAATTACAGAATCCAAAAATCCATATCCCCAAAATGAGGAACTCCCAGAAACAAACCAAGAATTGCAAACTCATTATACACAAATAACACAATCCAAAAATATGGCTCACCAAAATTGCGAAATCCCGGAGAGAACACAAGAATTACAAAGTGAGCATACTGAGACAAAAGAATCCAAAAATCCATCTGCCCAGAGTAAAAAAATCTCAGAAACGTCACAGGAATTACAAACAAATCAAAAGGAAAGTACAGAATTCAAAAATCCATCACCTCGAAATAAGGTACTCCCAGAAACAACACAAGAATTTCAAACTCATCATACAGAAATAACAGAATCCAAAAATCCATCTCCCGAAAATGATGAAATCCCAGAAACGTCACAAGAATTACAAACAGATCAAATAGAAGTAGCAGAATCCAAAAATCCATCTCCCCAAAAAAAAGATCTCCCAGAAACaacaaaagaattacaaaatgaTCATACAGAAATAACAGAAACCAAAAATCCATCTCTCCAAAATTATGAAATAGCAGAAACGTCACAAGAATTACAAACAgatcaaaaagaaatattacaaccaaaaaatcCATCTCCCCAAAATAAGGAACTCCTAGAAAGAACACAAGAATTACAAAATGATCATACAGAAATGAAAGAATCCAAAAATCCATCTCTCCAAAATTATGAAATCCCAGAAACGTCACAAGAATTACAAACAGATCAAAAAGAAAtaacagaatccaaaaatcaatGTCCGAAAAATGATCCCTCCGAAAACTTCGatatgaaagatttaaatttttgtggaatGAAAAATTCGGTGAATCCCAACGTTTTCATACAAAACTTTGAGCGTTTTGCAGCCACGGAAAAATGGGATGAAAATGAAaagcaaaattgttttattcaatcTCTCGTCAAATACGCTGCGATTTGGATGGAAGAACGTGGGTATGGAACCTATGACGAAATGAAAGAAGCCTTTCTAACATTTTACTGGAGTCAAgatgttcaaaaatcttttagaaatcacTTAGAACTTGGAAAGTACAGGACAAAATATAAATTAGCCATGGctaattacttttctaaatacGCCTATGGTGCCATATTTTTAGAGAATGCTCCCTCAGAGATGGAAATaatttcaaagctttcgaaacaTTTTGATCCTAAtatagaaaatgagtttttaaaacaaaaagtgcaGACCATCGAAGAAGCTGTAGACATGTTGAGAAGAATAGAG
- the LOC117180390 gene encoding uncharacterized protein LOC117180390, which produces MAMENQTQINFIYSPINDKPPLAVLVAQHEEIAVYEIKKMLLKGLGKGEVSTSRLPLSETSQDKKYSLLGDFEMIKGIKAKNKFVYAFELSDSPHTYTCILCRRICDCELKKHAGKNCLFTVCDFCVNNHFKFDSNGYECPVCLATVSKFIKIGESVPAISILYVPLVLDKLNIDMAVNVLCINFGDPRLIKVPVRDNYLPQEDEYSVHFMYHGDHDCTLQGCFFYQKASIVCDITASEKKIQKEEVLSDVNDNKIPKIETPINNSNYKEQIPISHDVSHVSHVANQSNLSTNTHNSRNVNVEDRLENFLKIFHQQRDKTLNFFKENSQRIVTEGLQNLAQEFEKFSISFGKIQPSRNVNPFENLKFSGRNGEMHPVRFIVDFEFIASRARVTDYEQQIFFGQSLTEDAAKWLNIRGYGRTFPEMRQSFLDFFWSEAEQNRLRNFLKTGKYNKNCGLSMPEYFYKYVYEASYLENVPDEKTLIEWLTKHFDIMIQAKMYGNYVKNITGALIGLKSLEISDKNGNLEMSRTAESKTPEKIKNLEKPGSPEIPEIIKKPKNSGNDPDNFFSSSSTKKVKTGVWKDYFGFEYEQIKKDGEPSYRCITERIWPLHSLSYNNCQSDIRHFDVSCHEASARFLTDIPTSLHHIYVDINGESVQFRVLLQVTIGKQKGNQLIVSTCPTFISTTNLVAGQLLYMIEGDNYVRPCGVITCSIPESCGYRYVISNANEQIACLRCKDNIDEIQFLNNRFVAVEDLVVRYFEQKFTKRKHLLRFLNENFDVVYSVWDYADLRYNPMKPTYH; this is translated from the exons ATGGCTATGGAGAATCAGACacaaattaactttatttattctCCTATCAACGACAAACCTCCTCTCGCCGTCCTTGTTGCACAGCACGAGGAAATAGCagtttacgaaattaaaaaaatgctgctTAAAGGCCTCGGCAAAGGTGAAGTGTCCACATCCAGATTACCTTTATCCGAGACATCACAAGACAAAAAATACAGTCTATTG ggcGACTTTGAAATGATCAAAGGCATCAAGGCTAAGAATAAGTTTGTTTATGCTTTTGAGTTATCGGATTCGCCCCACACTTACACATGCATTTTGTGTAGAAGAATTTGCGActgcgaattaaaaaaacatgcgggGAAAAATTGTCTATTTACCGTATGCGACTTTTGTGTCAAT aacCACTTCAAGTTTGACTCGAATGGATATGAATGTCCTGTGTGCCTTgcaactgtttcaaaatttattaagatTGGCGAATCAGTGCCAGCTATTTCCATATTATATGTGCCACTAGTTCTTGACAAACTTAACATTGACATGGCAGTCAATGTGTTATGCATAAATTTTGGAGACCCACGTTTGATTAAAGTACCGGTCAGAGACAATTATTTGCCACAGGAGGATGAATATTCTGTCCATTTCATGTACCACGGG GATCATGATTGCACACTACAAGGATGCTTCTTCTATCAAAAAGCGTCTATTGTTTGCGATATAACTGCGTCtgaaaagaaaattcagaaagaagAGGTTCTTTCTGACGTCAATgataacaaaattccaaaaattgaaacGCCCATCAATAACTCCAATTACAAAGAGCAAATCCCGATATCGCATGATGTTTCGCATGTTTCCCATGTCGCTAATCAAAG taaCCTGTCTACTAACACCCACAATTCTAGAAATGTAAACGTAGAAGATAGGCtggaaaactttttgaaaatattccatcAGCAACGagacaaaactttaaatttcttcaaggaAAATTCACAAAGAATAGTAACCGAAGGCTTGCAAAACCTGGCGcaagaattcgaaaaattctcTATATCATTCGGGAAAATTCAACCCTCCAGGAATGTAAACCCCTTCGAGAATCTAAAGTTCTCTGGAAGAAATGGTGAAATGCATCCGGTTCGTTTCATTGTCGACTTTGAGTTCATCGCGTCTCGTGCGAGAGTGACTGACTACGAGCAACAAATTTTCTTTGGCCAATCGCTTACAGAAGATGCTGCCAAATGGCTGAATATACGTGGCTATGGAAGAACCTTTCCAGAAATGAGGCAATCGTTCCTTGACTTCTTCTGGAGTGAAGCTGAGCAGAATCGTCTTCGAAACTTTCTCAAAACTGGAAAGTATAACAAGAACTGTGGATTATCGATGCCTGAGTATTTTTACAAATACGTCTACGAAGCAAGCTATTTGGAAAATGTTCCAGACGAGAAAACTCTAATAGAATGGCTTACCAAGCATTTCGATATCATGATTCAGGCGAAAATGTACGGGAATTATGTGAAGAACATCACTGGTGCTCTGATTGGATTGAAAAGTCTAGAAATCTCTGACAAGAATGGAAACCTTGAAATGTCTAGAACTGCAGAGTCTAAAACGCCCGAAAAGATTAAGAACCTTGAAAAACCTGGAAGCCCAGAAATACCTGAGATCATCAAAAAGCCTAAAAACTCTGGAAACGATCCTGATAACTTTTTCAGTTCATCTTCTACGAAGAAAGTTAAGACTGGCGTTTGGAAGGATTATTTCGGATTCGAATATGAACAGATCAAAAAAGATGGTGAACCTTCTTACAGATGCATAACTGAGAGAATATGGCCTTTGCATTCTCTGAGTTACAATAATTGTCAGTCGGATATTCGGCACTTTGATGTTTCATGTCATGAAGCTTCGGCTAGATTTCTTACTGACATTCCTACATCGCTTCATCATATTTACGTCGATATAAACGGAGAGTCTGTGCAATTCAGGGTTCTTTTGCAAGTCACCATCGGAAAACAAAAAGGAAATCAGCTGATTGTGAGCACATGTCCGACTTTCATATCCACTACGAATCTAGTTGCTGGGCAACTTCTATACATGATTGAAGGCGATAATTATGTTAGACCATGTGGGGTCATCACTTGCTCGATTCCAGAAAGCTGCGGCTATCGATACGTTATTTCGAATGCTAATGAGCAGATTGCTTGCTTGAGGTGCAAAGATAATATTGATGAAATCCAATTTCTGAATAACAGGTTTGTCGCGGTTGAAGATTTGGTTGTTCGCTACTTTGAACAGAAGTTTACGAAAAGGAAGCatcttttgagatttttgaaCGAGAATTTCGACGTTGTTTACTCGGTCTGGGACTACGCGGATCTAAGATACAATCCGATGAAGCCGACTTATCATTAA